The Mercurialis annua linkage group LG8, ddMerAnnu1.2, whole genome shotgun sequence genome window below encodes:
- the LOC126659894 gene encoding uncharacterized protein LOC126659894: MRGQGGSGDPTRGRGRRGNPARGRGRGNPAVRAPVEDIPVQDQQQEVEAAPPVQPRQRGEPPAELDDQGRALCFPDASRERLLNSGPISRSMREIFRKCWFENGRAWRFLTPEQRDFYWEEFKKEYWWDTADYSDDVIKGVFMTHAANRYKDVIHRMRDKDGKHTSISQDIWDSWQAVWASEDEKKKSDVARANRMSEPAGAGSGPVRHTGGSRSAIRHMDVLADELGRKPTATELYTRMHSTKADKGVMVDKRAQDMSDAIAQRLAAASQPPTGEGGSSSTAEVDETQLFLDIEGVNKKRRVYGLGSATSAYVDTTTSSRARTKSTQSQRTEEEIERRVRAGIQDGLRQITTEVEDLRAQQARTNERMAEIIQAEMAKMMQTLPPQYRPPPGPSDDDDTPTL, translated from the exons ATGAGAGGGCAGGGTGGTTCAGGTGATCCGACTAGAGGTCGGGGACGTCGGGGTAACCCAGCTAGAGGTCGTGGTCGGGGTAACCCAGCTGTGCGTGCCCCTGTTGAGGATATCCCTGTTCAGGATCAGCAGCAGGAGGTGGAGGCGGCACCCCCCGTTCAGCCCCGACAGCGAGGAGAGCCCCCTGCAGAGCTGGATGATCAGGGGAGGGCACTGTGTTTCCCAGACGCCAGcag GGAGAGGCTGTTGAACTCTGGACCAATCTCCCGATCTATGCGGGAGATCTTTAGAAAGTGCTGGTTCGAGAATGGGCGAGCCTGGCGGTTTCTGACTCCAGAGCAGAGAGATTTCTATTGGGAGGAATTTAAg AAGGAATACTGGTGGGATACGGCGGATTACAGCGACGACGTCATCAAAGGTGTATTCATGACGCATGCTGCCAACCGATACAAGGACGTTATTCACAGGATGAGAGACAAGGACGGCAAACATACCTCGATCAGCCAAGATATCTGGGATTCCTGGCAGGCCGTCTGGGCGTCAGAGGACGAGAAGAAGAAGTCCGATGTAGCTCGCGCtaatcggatgagcgagcctGCTGGAGCCGGTTCTGGACCAGTACGCCACACAGGGGGATCCCGTTCCGCCATCAGACATATGGATGTGTTG gCTGACGAGCTCGGCCGCAAGCCTACCGCAACGGAGCTGTATACTCGGATGCACTCCACGAAAGCTGATAAGGGTGTCATGGTAGACAAGAGGGCCCAAGACATGAGT GATGCAATTGCTCAGAGACTTGCTGCTGCATCGCAGCCGCCGACCGGAGAGGGTGGTTCGTCTAGCACAGCAGAAGTCGACGAGACGCAGCTATTTCTGGAtatcgagggcgtcaacaagaagcgGCGTGTCTACGGGTTGGGTTCAGCGACTAGTGCGTACGTGGATACGACGACGTCTAGTAGGGCGAGGACCAAGTCCACACAGTCACAGCGAACTGAGGAGGAGATCGAGCGGCGTGTGCGGGCGGGGATCCAGGACGGACTGCGCCAGATTACCACTGAGGTGGAGGATCTCCGTGCCCAGCAGGCGAGAACTAATGAGAGGATGGCCGAGATTATTCAGGCCGAGATGGCGAAGATGATGCAGACTCTTCCTCCGCAGTATCGCCCACCCCCAGGTCCTtcagacgatgacgacactccgactttgtag